In Cytophagales bacterium, the following are encoded in one genomic region:
- a CDS encoding SUMF1/EgtB/PvdO family nonheme iron enzyme, translating into MSANLAHEINDPLVKAYERFAKKMSGYEYVANDGDPGASFLMSTSEITNFDYLEFLYQTKQQKGLEAYHQMLPDTSLWREVPPFGETLEVTYHNHPAYHKYPVVNITHDQAKEYCAWLQDVLSQNELVNGYQVQVKLPSVEEWTYAATGGGDDDNKLPWSGLELEHEGQTRAFYNKISQFDILRDEEDSIKIYDSSYYYPYPQRYGIFMGDVHQLETGFWDLAHMAGNAAEFIEEKGVTKGGSWRDPAYYLMNRVLQTYEGSGASISNGFRVLVKLIPEEVN; encoded by the coding sequence ATGTCGGCAAACCTTGCCCATGAAATCAATGATCCGCTCGTGAAAGCTTATGAGCGCTTCGCCAAAAAAATGTCTGGTTACGAGTATGTCGCTAACGATGGTGACCCGGGTGCGTCGTTCTTGATGTCGACCAGCGAGATTACCAATTTCGATTATCTGGAGTTTTTGTATCAAACCAAACAACAAAAAGGGTTGGAGGCTTACCACCAGATGTTGCCAGATACTAGCCTATGGAGAGAGGTGCCTCCTTTTGGTGAGACACTTGAGGTCACTTATCATAATCATCCGGCTTACCATAAATACCCGGTGGTGAACATTACACATGACCAGGCGAAAGAGTATTGTGCATGGCTACAGGATGTATTGAGTCAAAACGAATTAGTGAATGGCTATCAGGTTCAGGTGAAGTTGCCTTCGGTCGAAGAATGGACTTATGCAGCCACTGGAGGAGGAGATGATGACAATAAATTGCCCTGGTCTGGCCTGGAACTTGAACATGAAGGTCAAACAAGGGCCTTTTACAATAAGATCAGCCAGTTTGATATACTACGAGATGAGGAGGATAGTATAAAGATCTATGATAGTTCCTATTACTACCCATACCCGCAGCGTTATGGCATTTTTATGGGAGATGTGCATCAATTGGAAACTGGTTTCTGGGACTTGGCTCATATGGCAGGCAATGCCGCGGAGTTCATAGAAGAGAAAGGAGTGACCAAAGGTGGTAGTTGGCGTGATCCGGCTTATTATCTGATGAATAGGGTATTACAGACTTACGAAGGTTCAGGTGCTTCCATTTCAAATGGATTTCGTGTGCTGGTAAAATTGATTCCTGAGGAGGTGAACTGA
- a CDS encoding tetratricopeptide repeat protein: protein MITRIAAIFLFLLSCSSSFAQIDSLLVLIEQEQEDSSKFMLKYQLGKEYYFSNKYQQANQVFEEVLAYFSSVSDSSSMVSNHIWISICSEYVGNFEKAISHGDIAYRLARQLGDVESAAMALNNLGITYKQLGRNAEALAIYEIGLGYSKEISDTDYEAAFLENMGIVYSNLGHFVEALKSNLAALKIYESQGDEQSVAELQLNIGLLYKRNKEYQKAVDHYKKAIDIEIKTKDSLGLQIAYVNSGNAYLEWGKLEEAKKCLLKGKAISEGVEVRCTRLVGIYLGNLYLQLSQLDSAEYYLEKDMKTLETCDFTRLNSMASFLMGKLRFQQGYFYESVNFYKQSLKESKLTDYLSVQKDAALALYEYYKKMGDSQKALQYHETYLTAHDSLFNQENTRQLTWLEANAQMERVSDSLKYINEQETRFFNLELKQQKSRTNMILILAGVVFVSLLLFYLYLRNRQQLLYQVEISKERQKGFKAVITAEEAERSRIAKDLHDGVVQHLAAIKLVLAQALPKLNEETETILKAQRLAEQAADDTRTISHQMMPKALMEAGIVPAMKDVINNQLTLNQITVEFQHFGLKERYPQQVEVTIYRIFQELSNNIVKHAQAKHVDVQLMEHGGKLIFIVEDDGIGIGDSKGSGIGLNNISSRILTVDGKVDFSSGESSGTVVTMVIPL from the coding sequence ATGATCACCAGAATTGCCGCAATATTCTTGTTTCTACTGAGCTGTAGTTCGTCATTTGCGCAGATTGATAGTTTGCTTGTGCTTATTGAACAAGAACAAGAAGATTCCTCTAAATTCATGCTGAAATACCAGTTGGGGAAAGAATATTACTTCAGTAACAAATACCAGCAAGCAAATCAGGTTTTTGAAGAAGTATTGGCCTATTTCTCATCTGTTTCGGACTCAAGTAGCATGGTGTCAAATCACATCTGGATCTCTATTTGTTCAGAATATGTTGGAAATTTTGAAAAGGCCATTTCACATGGAGATATCGCTTATCGATTAGCAAGACAACTTGGCGATGTAGAAAGTGCTGCTATGGCCTTGAATAATTTGGGCATCACCTATAAGCAACTTGGAAGAAATGCTGAGGCATTAGCGATTTATGAAATCGGACTAGGTTATTCTAAAGAAATTTCCGACACAGATTACGAAGCGGCTTTCCTTGAAAACATGGGGATTGTTTATTCTAATTTGGGACATTTTGTTGAAGCGTTAAAATCAAATTTAGCCGCCTTAAAGATTTATGAATCACAGGGGGATGAACAATCGGTGGCAGAATTGCAGTTAAATATTGGTCTGCTCTACAAAAGGAATAAAGAGTATCAGAAAGCAGTAGATCATTACAAAAAAGCCATAGACATTGAGATAAAAACCAAAGACTCGCTTGGATTACAAATCGCTTATGTCAACTCAGGAAATGCCTACCTTGAATGGGGCAAGCTTGAAGAAGCTAAGAAGTGTTTATTGAAAGGCAAAGCTATTTCGGAAGGGGTGGAGGTACGATGTACCCGGCTCGTAGGTATCTATCTAGGCAATTTATACCTACAATTATCTCAACTTGATTCAGCGGAATATTATCTCGAAAAAGACATGAAAACGCTGGAAACGTGTGATTTTACTCGCCTGAATTCTATGGCCTCTTTTCTCATGGGTAAGCTTCGCTTTCAACAGGGATATTTCTATGAATCCGTCAATTTTTATAAACAGTCGTTGAAGGAATCTAAATTGACTGATTATTTATCCGTCCAGAAGGATGCGGCATTGGCATTGTATGAATATTATAAGAAGATGGGAGATTCACAAAAAGCCCTGCAATACCATGAAACATATCTAACTGCCCATGATTCTCTTTTTAATCAGGAAAATACTCGTCAGTTAACCTGGTTAGAAGCAAATGCGCAGATGGAGAGGGTTTCAGATAGCTTGAAATATATCAATGAACAAGAAACGCGTTTTTTCAATTTGGAACTGAAGCAACAAAAGAGCAGAACGAACATGATATTGATTTTAGCAGGAGTAGTGTTTGTGAGTTTGTTGCTGTTCTATCTTTATTTGCGTAATCGTCAGCAACTTCTTTATCAGGTAGAGATAAGTAAAGAAAGACAGAAAGGTTTCAAAGCTGTAATTACCGCAGAGGAAGCAGAACGAAGCCGAATCGCGAAGGACTTACACGATGGGGTTGTTCAGCATTTGGCAGCGATTAAACTTGTTTTGGCACAGGCGCTCCCAAAACTTAATGAAGAAACAGAAACCATTCTTAAAGCCCAAAGGTTAGCTGAGCAAGCTGCGGATGATACCCGCACAATATCGCATCAAATGATGCCCAAAGCTTTAATGGAGGCAGGGATTGTCCCTGCAATGAAGGATGTCATCAATAATCAATTGACCTTAAATCAGATTACGGTAGAATTTCAGCATTTTGGCCTTAAAGAGCGGTATCCTCAACAGGTTGAAGTCACTATCTATCGCATTTTTCAAGAGTTGTCCAACAACATCGTAAAACATGCGCAGGCAAAACATGTAGATGTGCAATTGATGGAACATGGGGGTAAACTCATTTTCATTGTTGAAGACGATGGAATAGGAATAGGCGACAGTAAAGGTTCTGGAATAGGTCTCAATAACATTTCCAGTAGAATACTGACTGTTGATGGTAAGGTTGATTTCAGCTCTGGCGAAAGCTCCGGAACGGTGGTAACGATGGTAATACCTCTATGA
- a CDS encoding response regulator transcription factor, whose product MNKLKIIVADDHHLVRSGIVKILEEETSIEVISEVNNGKEAIDKCKILKPDILLLDLDMPIMNGLEAVPLLKESVPNLKIGILTMHKEKFLVEKLMKMGVDGYLYKSSDPQDLIYGVQKIAAGKRYYDSEVTENIVLESTFSEPNKESALLLALLSDREKEILRMIAEGHSSAEIGEKLFISARTAETHRSNIIKKIQVKNVAGLIRFAIKSGLVS is encoded by the coding sequence ATGAATAAGCTAAAAATCATTGTTGCCGACGATCACCATTTGGTTCGTTCTGGTATTGTAAAAATATTGGAAGAAGAAACTTCGATTGAAGTGATCTCTGAAGTGAATAATGGAAAAGAAGCTATCGATAAGTGCAAAATACTTAAACCAGATATTCTATTGTTGGATCTTGATATGCCCATTATGAATGGACTAGAAGCCGTACCATTGTTGAAAGAGAGCGTGCCAAATCTCAAAATTGGTATCCTAACCATGCATAAAGAGAAATTTCTAGTTGAAAAACTCATGAAAATGGGCGTTGACGGATATTTGTATAAAAGCAGTGACCCTCAAGATCTGATTTACGGCGTTCAAAAGATTGCAGCGGGCAAACGTTATTATGATTCAGAAGTCACCGAGAACATTGTTTTAGAAAGTACTTTTAGTGAACCTAACAAAGAAAGCGCGTTGTTGCTGGCTTTATTAAGTGATCGTGAAAAAGAAATATTGAGGATGATCGCAGAAGGACATAGCAGTGCGGAAATAGGGGAGAAGCTTTTCATTTCTGCCCGTACGGCAGAAACTCATCGATCGAATATTATCAAAAAAATTCAGGTTAAAAATGTAGCCGGACTGATTCGGTTTGCCATTAAGTCCGGCTTGGTTAGTTAG
- a CDS encoding response regulator transcription factor, whose amino-acid sequence MAQIRVLAIEDELLHTEQLRLLLEQNGFIVIDVVDTISEFKRMILATQPDILLVDIDLGEAINGIELMQGVSTTYDVPFIFLTAHEDQQTVKTAMATMPSAYLTKPYTGASLRAAIELANERHMKQPNSHSDSVKKMIFVRSEDRLIRIAPDELWMVEAQNKQCSITLGNEQFVVTAKLTELANQLSPDQFMQIHRSYIVNLDQIGEIDAQYRHLTIGDQEIPIGRSYKSALMEKLLKLG is encoded by the coding sequence ATGGCCCAAATTCGTGTACTCGCGATAGAAGATGAACTGCTTCACACAGAACAGCTCCGACTATTATTGGAACAAAATGGTTTCATAGTCATTGATGTGGTTGATACAATCAGTGAGTTCAAACGGATGATTCTCGCCACACAACCGGATATTCTTTTGGTAGACATAGATCTTGGTGAAGCCATCAATGGTATCGAATTGATGCAGGGAGTATCGACTACTTATGATGTGCCATTTATCTTTTTGACTGCTCATGAGGATCAGCAAACAGTGAAAACGGCGATGGCAACAATGCCTTCTGCATATCTGACCAAACCATATACCGGGGCTTCATTGAGGGCCGCCATTGAATTGGCAAATGAGCGGCATATGAAGCAGCCCAATTCTCATTCAGACAGTGTGAAGAAAATGATCTTCGTACGTTCTGAAGATCGACTTATTCGGATCGCTCCAGACGAGCTTTGGATGGTGGAAGCTCAAAACAAACAGTGCTCCATAACATTGGGTAACGAACAGTTTGTTGTGACAGCAAAGTTGACGGAGTTGGCCAATCAACTGTCCCCAGATCAGTTCATGCAAATTCATCGGTCATATATAGTGAACCTGGATCAGATAGGAGAGATCGATGCACAATACCGCCACCTAACGATCGGAGATCAAGAAATACCCATCGGACGTAGTTATAAAAGTGCCCTCATGGAGAAGCTTTTGAAGCTTGGTTAG